From Salmo salar chromosome ssa04, Ssal_v3.1, whole genome shotgun sequence, one genomic window encodes:
- the LOC106603182 gene encoding B9 domain-containing protein 2 isoform X1: protein MFNSALLCALPAGRGAAHIPVMAELHIIGQIVGASGFPQSSLFCKWGIHTGGAWRLLSGLKEGQTQVDLPQTGDMAYWSHPIDLHYTTKGLQGWPKLHLQVWHQDAFGRCQLYGYGYCHVPSSPGHHHVRCVTWRPLGSWQEQIAQTFVGGGPQLRSTDIIYSGADRYRLHTVAMGTVELELGIIMRHFDRYGVES, encoded by the exons ATGTTCAATTCAGCGTTATTATGTGCTctacctgcaggcagaggagctGCACATATACCGGTAATGGCAGAGCTGCACATTATCGGTCAGATCGTTGGGGCAAGCGGCTTCCCTCAGAGTAGTCTCTTCTGCAAGTGGGGAATTCATACAG GGGGTGCATGGCGACTTCTCTCTGGCTTGAAGGAGGGGCAGACCCAAGTGGATTTGCCTCAGACAGGGGACATGGCATACTGGAGTCATCCCATTGATCTGCACTACACCACTAAAGGACTGCAAG GCTGGCCCAAGCTTCACCTGCAGGTTTGGCACCAGGATGCATTTGGGCGCTGTCAGCTGTATGGTTATGGATATTGCCATGTGCCCTCCAGCCCAGGGCACCACCATGTACGCTGTGTGACCTGGAGACCACTGGGATCCTGGCAGGAGCAGATAGCTCAAACCTTTGTGGGTGGAGGTCCCCAGCTGCGCTCCACAGACATCATATACAGTGGGGCGGACAGATATAGGCTGCACACAGTGGCTATGGGCACTGTAGAGTTGGAGCTAGGCATCATCATGCGACACTTTGACAGATATGGTGTAGAGAGCTGA
- the LOC106603182 gene encoding B9 domain-containing protein 2 isoform X2, which produces MAELHIIGQIVGASGFPQSSLFCKWGIHTGGAWRLLSGLKEGQTQVDLPQTGDMAYWSHPIDLHYTTKGLQGWPKLHLQVWHQDAFGRCQLYGYGYCHVPSSPGHHHVRCVTWRPLGSWQEQIAQTFVGGGPQLRSTDIIYSGADRYRLHTVAMGTVELELGIIMRHFDRYGVES; this is translated from the exons ATGGCAGAGCTGCACATTATCGGTCAGATCGTTGGGGCAAGCGGCTTCCCTCAGAGTAGTCTCTTCTGCAAGTGGGGAATTCATACAG GGGGTGCATGGCGACTTCTCTCTGGCTTGAAGGAGGGGCAGACCCAAGTGGATTTGCCTCAGACAGGGGACATGGCATACTGGAGTCATCCCATTGATCTGCACTACACCACTAAAGGACTGCAAG GCTGGCCCAAGCTTCACCTGCAGGTTTGGCACCAGGATGCATTTGGGCGCTGTCAGCTGTATGGTTATGGATATTGCCATGTGCCCTCCAGCCCAGGGCACCACCATGTACGCTGTGTGACCTGGAGACCACTGGGATCCTGGCAGGAGCAGATAGCTCAAACCTTTGTGGGTGGAGGTCCCCAGCTGCGCTCCACAGACATCATATACAGTGGGGCGGACAGATATAGGCTGCACACAGTGGCTATGGGCACTGTAGAGTTGGAGCTAGGCATCATCATGCGACACTTTGACAGATATGGTGTAGAGAGCTGA